From Microcystis aeruginosa NIES-2549, a single genomic window includes:
- a CDS encoding FHA domain-containing protein: MIKFSLSTAAILPPTVTVITLTLLHPSQATPLQHWQFDNDQSTILVGRALDNHVVLYSAVVSRRHIEIRHNDQGDWELENLGTNGTFVNGKPIEKTAVVDGMVVRFATSGPQIQIRLIDEDEQPKLILKPLEALLADDRIQPEKDTIAS; the protein is encoded by the coding sequence ATGATAAAATTCTCGCTGTCCACCGCTGCTATCCTGCCGCCAACAGTCACCGTGATCACCTTAACTCTTTTACACCCCAGTCAAGCCACACCCCTACAACATTGGCAATTTGACAATGATCAGTCAACCATTCTCGTCGGCAGGGCGCTGGATAATCATGTAGTTCTCTATAGTGCTGTGGTTTCGAGGCGGCACATAGAAATCCGCCATAATGATCAGGGTGATTGGGAATTGGAAAATTTAGGGACAAATGGGACGTTTGTCAATGGCAAACCGATCGAGAAAACTGCCGTCGTCGATGGGATGGTGGTTCGTTTTGCCACCTCTGGCCCGCAAATTCAAATTCGTCTCATCGATGAGGACGAGCAACCAAAATTAATCCTCAAACCCCTAGAGGCTCTTTTGGCGGACGACCGCATCCAGCCGGAAAAGGATACTATAGCCAGCTAG
- a CDS encoding AI-2E family transporter: MTFGSSFGLVLLVFCLLILWQIRQILLLLLMAILLAQILNLAVTWWQRHHLKRSHALIITLFSFFIGIIGIFVGIIPALVQQFRQLFSLLPQAIERLWGQVHSLEDYLDPSLATVFPDFKTLLAQLQPLINQIAGRGLSIFYGTFGIILSLLLIVALSLMILADPAVYHRCFLRLFPAFYRPRVRSILEDCDRDLKAWLKGIFCHMLIMTLGSCLGLSLIGIPLAFSQSILAGFLTFIPNLGPVLSTILPFSIALLEAPWQPWAVLLLYSSIYLLIQYFDRHSPLPILTVRSLKLLPAFTLLAQLFFASIFGFLGLFLAVPLALIGRIWLKEALINDILNHWRIGDKKY, encoded by the coding sequence ATGACTTTTGGCAGTAGCTTCGGTTTAGTCCTGTTAGTCTTTTGTCTGTTGATTCTCTGGCAGATTCGACAGATTCTCTTATTATTATTGATGGCGATTCTTCTCGCCCAGATTTTAAATTTGGCTGTAACTTGGTGGCAGCGTCATCACCTCAAGCGTTCCCACGCCCTAATTATCACTCTTTTTAGCTTCTTTATTGGTATTATCGGTATTTTTGTGGGGATTATACCCGCTTTAGTTCAACAATTTCGCCAATTATTTAGTTTATTACCCCAAGCTATAGAAAGACTCTGGGGACAAGTCCATAGTCTTGAGGATTATCTCGATCCTAGTCTGGCCACTGTCTTCCCGGATTTTAAAACGCTGCTGGCTCAATTACAACCCCTGATTAACCAAATTGCCGGCCGGGGTTTAAGCATTTTTTACGGCACTTTCGGCATTATCCTCAGCTTACTGCTAATTGTTGCCCTGAGCTTGATGATTCTCGCCGATCCTGCCGTTTACCACCGTTGTTTTCTGCGTTTATTTCCCGCTTTCTACCGTCCTCGGGTACGATCGATCCTAGAAGATTGCGATCGAGATTTAAAAGCTTGGCTAAAAGGGATTTTCTGTCATATGTTGATTATGACCTTGGGCAGTTGCCTAGGTCTATCTCTGATCGGCATTCCCCTCGCTTTTTCCCAATCTATTCTGGCGGGATTTCTCACCTTTATCCCCAACCTCGGCCCGGTTTTAAGCACGATTTTACCCTTTTCTATCGCCCTTCTGGAAGCTCCCTGGCAACCCTGGGCAGTTTTACTGCTCTACAGCAGTATTTATCTGTTAATTCAATATTTCGACCGTCATTCACCGCTGCCCATTTTAACAGTGCGGTCGCTCAAACTCTTACCCGCTTTTACCCTGTTGGCCCAGTTGTTTTTTGCCTCGATTTTTGGCTTTTTAGGGCTATTTCTGGCGGTTCCCCTGGCGCTTATCGGTCGTATTTGGCTAAAGGAAGCCTTGATCAACGATATTCTCAATCATTGGCGGATCGGGGATAAAAAATACTAA
- the ctpC gene encoding carboxyl-terminal processing protease CtpC, which yields MVINKRGLVLGATAVVLSTVAVTGAGFRLSQSQAFFQESPKETVDEVWQIINRTYLDGTFNQSDWNAIRNQYLNRSYKNQEEAYTAIREMLKTLNDPYTRFMDPKEFNNMKIDTSGELTGVGIQLTKDEKTKQLVVVSPIEDTPASKAGVLPKDVIISIDGKSTAGMELDQAVSMIRGKVGTSVKITIQRGEEKKELTLTRAKIEIHPVRAHTENTPIGKIGYIRLNQFSAQASGDMSQAIRELETEEVKGYILDLRSNPGGLLYASIEIARMWIPDGLIVSTVDRKGVTERQRANNQALTNKPLVVLVDGGSASASEILSGALQDHDRAVIVGTKTFGKGLVQSVRNLSDGSGLAVTIAKYLTPKGRDINKDGIHPDVESELSEEERKNLQEERDRVGTFQDPQFKKAFEILEKEITEGKKTPTNTAKQ from the coding sequence ATGGTTATCAACAAACGCGGACTTGTTCTCGGTGCTACAGCAGTGGTCCTGTCTACCGTCGCCGTCACGGGGGCGGGATTCCGTCTCTCCCAAAGTCAAGCTTTTTTTCAGGAAAGTCCCAAGGAAACCGTTGATGAGGTTTGGCAGATCATCAACCGCACTTATTTAGATGGCACTTTTAATCAATCGGACTGGAACGCCATCCGCAATCAGTATTTAAATCGTTCCTACAAAAATCAAGAGGAAGCATACACCGCTATCCGTGAGATGTTGAAAACTCTCAATGATCCCTATACCCGTTTTATGGATCCCAAAGAGTTTAACAATATGAAGATCGATACATCGGGAGAATTGACCGGGGTAGGGATTCAACTGACCAAAGATGAGAAAACCAAGCAGTTAGTCGTGGTTTCACCCATTGAAGATACTCCCGCTTCTAAAGCCGGTGTGCTGCCCAAAGATGTGATTATTTCTATCGATGGTAAATCTACCGCAGGCATGGAACTGGATCAAGCGGTGAGCATGATCCGCGGCAAAGTGGGGACAAGTGTTAAGATCACGATTCAACGGGGTGAGGAGAAGAAAGAATTGACTCTTACCCGGGCCAAAATTGAAATTCACCCGGTGCGGGCCCACACGGAAAACACCCCGATCGGTAAAATCGGTTATATCCGTCTTAATCAATTTAGCGCCCAAGCTAGTGGCGATATGAGTCAAGCGATTCGCGAATTGGAAACCGAAGAGGTGAAAGGTTATATTCTCGATCTGCGTTCTAACCCCGGCGGTTTACTCTACGCCAGCATCGAAATCGCTCGGATGTGGATACCCGATGGTTTAATTGTCTCTACGGTCGATCGCAAAGGGGTGACGGAACGTCAACGGGCCAACAATCAAGCTTTGACTAATAAACCTTTAGTTGTCCTCGTCGATGGGGGTTCCGCCAGTGCTAGTGAAATTCTCTCCGGAGCTTTACAGGATCATGATCGGGCGGTTATTGTCGGTACGAAAACCTTTGGTAAGGGATTAGTGCAATCGGTACGCAATCTCAGTGACGGTTCGGGATTAGCGGTGACAATTGCCAAGTATCTTACCCCCAAAGGACGCGACATCAATAAAGATGGTATTCATCCCGATGTGGAGTCGGAACTGAGTGAGGAAGAACGCAAAAATCTTCAAGAGGAACGGGATCGGGTAGGAACCTTCCAAGATCCGCAATTCAAGAAGGCTTTTGAAATCCTAGAAAAAGAAATCACTGAAGGCAAAAAAACGCCCACCAATACCGCTAAACAATAG
- the ftsZ gene encoding cell division protein FtsZ has translation MTSINEIVSIYPNLNSNDYASSAMSEDNHSSRNNTGLSFSRPHESQMTPREESRSNRIVPSNVAKIKVIGVGGGGCNAVNRMIASGVTGIEFWAINTDAQALAHSSAPQRLQIGTKLTRGLGAGGNPAIGQKAAEESRDEIAQALEGTDLVFITAGMGGGTGTGAAPIVAEIAKEIGCLTVGVVTRPFTFEGRRRTNQADEGVGGLQSRVDTLIIIPNNQLLQVIPAETPLQEAFRVADDVLRQGVQGISDIITIPGLVNVDFADVRAVMADAGSALMGIGIGSGKSRAKEGAIAAISSPLLESSIEGAKGVVFNITGGQDLTLHEVNAAAEIIYEVVDPNANIIFGAVIDEKMQGEVRITVIATGFSGESPSRPTSSKVMINTPAPSPVPTPEPPKPAGLDIPEFLQRRRPFDR, from the coding sequence ATGACATCGATTAATGAAATTGTTTCCATCTACCCAAATCTGAACAGTAACGATTATGCCAGTTCAGCTATGAGCGAAGATAATCATTCCTCTCGTAATAACACTGGTCTATCGTTTTCTCGCCCCCATGAATCACAGATGACACCCCGAGAAGAAAGTCGTAGTAATCGCATCGTGCCAAGCAATGTCGCCAAGATCAAGGTGATCGGGGTCGGCGGTGGGGGCTGTAACGCCGTTAACCGCATGATCGCCAGTGGCGTGACTGGAATCGAATTTTGGGCAATTAACACCGACGCCCAGGCCCTGGCCCATTCCTCCGCCCCCCAAAGGTTACAAATCGGGACAAAATTAACCCGCGGTTTAGGGGCGGGCGGCAATCCAGCGATCGGACAGAAAGCGGCGGAAGAATCTCGGGATGAAATCGCCCAAGCATTAGAAGGAACCGATCTAGTCTTTATTACCGCCGGCATGGGCGGCGGCACGGGAACGGGGGCTGCTCCAATTGTGGCCGAAATTGCCAAAGAAATCGGCTGTTTGACCGTGGGAGTTGTGACTCGTCCCTTTACCTTCGAGGGTCGTCGTCGCACTAATCAGGCCGATGAAGGGGTGGGCGGTTTACAAAGTCGGGTCGATACCCTGATTATTATCCCCAATAACCAGTTATTACAGGTAATACCCGCCGAAACTCCCCTACAGGAGGCTTTTCGCGTCGCTGATGATGTGCTGCGGCAAGGGGTGCAGGGGATTTCCGATATTATCACGATCCCCGGTCTGGTGAATGTGGATTTCGCTGATGTGCGGGCAGTGATGGCCGATGCGGGTTCGGCCCTAATGGGCATCGGCATCGGTTCCGGAAAATCTCGGGCTAAGGAAGGAGCGATCGCTGCTATTTCCTCGCCGTTACTGGAATCCTCGATCGAAGGGGCGAAAGGTGTGGTCTTTAACATCACCGGTGGCCAAGATCTAACCCTACACGAAGTCAATGCCGCTGCGGAAATTATCTATGAAGTGGTGGATCCCAATGCTAATATCATCTTTGGGGCGGTAATTGACGAGAAAATGCAGGGAGAAGTCAGAATTACGGTCATTGCTACCGGTTTTTCTGGCGAATCCCCCTCTCGTCCCACCAGTAGCAAGGTGATGATCAATACCCCCGCACCCAGTCCTGTCCCGACTCCGGAACCACCAAAACCGGCGGGATTAGATATTCCCGAGTTCTTGCAACGTCGTCGTCCTTTTGATCGCTAA
- a CDS encoding cell division protein FtsQ/DivIB produces the protein MSDQILSSLSLEQKRQNLRHQRRSKVWQALGRFLVVSGLAAGLAWGMTSPYWTITKARQVEIEGTELMSPESIRAWLKLSYPLSLWELPTHRLREKLAAIPAIADVKIERQLLPPKVIVSIQERKPVARWRSHQQQGFLDASGTIIPQNYYGRTLPKSQLPSLEVLGYDRQYQQQWQKIYPLIDNLSIKVTAIDWRNPSNLVLKTELGQVYLGFYKDRLPEKLTALVQSRPLSSKIPLARILYIDLSNPDAPTVQLKPQPAPIVAKVTATARD, from the coding sequence ATGAGTGATCAAATCCTTTCTTCCCTCTCCCTGGAACAAAAACGACAAAACCTGCGCCACCAAAGACGATCAAAAGTGTGGCAAGCCCTAGGTCGCTTTCTGGTGGTTAGTGGTTTAGCGGCGGGATTAGCTTGGGGGATGACTTCGCCCTATTGGACAATTACCAAGGCTCGACAGGTGGAAATCGAAGGCACGGAATTAATGTCGCCCGAGTCGATTCGTGCTTGGCTGAAATTAAGCTATCCTCTGTCTCTCTGGGAATTACCTACCCATCGATTGCGAGAAAAATTAGCAGCTATTCCCGCCATTGCCGACGTTAAGATCGAGCGGCAATTATTACCCCCGAAAGTGATTGTTTCTATTCAAGAAAGAAAACCTGTTGCCCGTTGGCGTTCTCATCAACAGCAAGGTTTTTTAGATGCCTCGGGAACGATAATTCCTCAAAACTATTATGGTCGAACTCTACCCAAAAGCCAATTACCTAGCCTAGAAGTGCTTGGTTACGACCGACAATATCAACAACAGTGGCAGAAAATTTATCCTTTAATTGACAACTTATCGATTAAAGTTACCGCCATCGATTGGCGCAATCCTAGTAATCTTGTACTAAAAACCGAACTGGGACAGGTCTATTTAGGTTTTTATAAGGATAGATTGCCCGAAAAATTAACCGCTCTCGTACAATCACGGCCATTGTCATCCAAGATACCCCTAGCGCGAATTCTCTACATTGACCTGAGCAATCCCGATGCTCCCACTGTACAATTAAAACCGCAGCCAGCCCCTATCGTGGCCAAAGTAACGGCAACTGCTAGGGATTAA